One part of the Girardinichthys multiradiatus isolate DD_20200921_A chromosome 10, DD_fGirMul_XY1, whole genome shotgun sequence genome encodes these proteins:
- the rsph1 gene encoding radial spoke head 1 homolog isoform X1 gives MSDRSSEDEEHTKLGSYEGERNEAGERHGVGKALLPNGDTYQGGYKNGKRHGHQGTYCFKNGARYDGEYSQNKKHGQGTFYYPDRSKYEGSWVEDLREGQGVYTYPNGDTYNGEWLYHLRHGQGIYHYKETGAKYKGTWVNGKMELAGEYIYTNHRYQGNFVDNRPHGPGKYVFDIGCEQYGEYRKQEQEQGEDTLAVDGDLKWIPMSITSLTSKGPVKEN, from the exons ATGTCGGATAGAAGCTCCGAGGACGAAGAACACACAAAACTCGGA AGCTATGAGGGAGAGAGAAACGAGGCAGGAGAGAGACACGGAGTCGGGAAAGCTCTTCTACCCAACGGAGACACTTACCAAGGAGGCTATAAGAACGGCAAACGACACGGACAT CAGGGGACATACTGCTTCAAGAACGGGGCAAGATACGATGGAGAATATTCCCAGAACAAGAAGCACGGGCAGGGAACCTTCTACTATCCAGACAGATCCAAATATGAAG GATCTTGGGTAGAGGACCTGAGAGAAGGCCAGGGTGTCTACACCTACCCCAATGGAGACACATACAATGGAGAATGGCTGTACCACTTGAG ACACGGTCAGGGCATTTACCACTACAAGGAAACCGGTGCAAAGTACAAGGGCACATGGGTGAACGGCAAGATGGAGTTGGCCGGGGAATACATCTACACGAACCACAGATACCAGGGCAACTTTGTCGACAACCGT CCTCACGGACCTGGAAAGTATGTGTTTGACATTGGCTGTGAACAATATGGAGAATACCGCAAACAAGAGCAG GAGCAAGGTGAGGATACATTGGCCGTGGATGGTGACCTCAAGTGGATTCCTATGAGTATTACTAGCCTGACATCAAAGGGTCCTGTAAAGGAAAATTGA
- the rsph1 gene encoding radial spoke head 1 homolog isoform X3, translating into MSDRSSEDEEHTKLGSYEGERNEAGERHGVGKALLPNGDTYQGGYKNGKRHGHQGTYCFKNGARYDGEYSQNKKHGQGTFYYPDRSKYEGGTNLLHKTLRISIMHHWILGRGPERRPGCLHLPQWRHIQWRMAVPLEPHGPGKYVFDIGCEQYGEYRKQEQEQGEDTLAVDGDLKWIPMSITSLTSKGPVKEN; encoded by the exons ATGTCGGATAGAAGCTCCGAGGACGAAGAACACACAAAACTCGGA AGCTATGAGGGAGAGAGAAACGAGGCAGGAGAGAGACACGGAGTCGGGAAAGCTCTTCTACCCAACGGAGACACTTACCAAGGAGGCTATAAGAACGGCAAACGACACGGACAT CAGGGGACATACTGCTTCAAGAACGGGGCAAGATACGATGGAGAATATTCCCAGAACAAGAAGCACGGGCAGGGAACCTTCTACTATCCAGACAGATCCAAATATGAAGGTGGGACCAACCTGCTTCACAAAACACTGAGGATTTCAATAATGCATCACTG GATCTTGGGTAGAGGACCTGAGAGAAGGCCAGGGTGTCTACACCTACCCCAATGGAGACACATACAATGGAGAATGGCTGTACCACTTGAG CCTCACGGACCTGGAAAGTATGTGTTTGACATTGGCTGTGAACAATATGGAGAATACCGCAAACAAGAGCAG GAGCAAGGTGAGGATACATTGGCCGTGGATGGTGACCTCAAGTGGATTCCTATGAGTATTACTAGCCTGACATCAAAGGGTCCTGTAAAGGAAAATTGA
- the rsph1 gene encoding radial spoke head 1 homolog isoform X2, whose protein sequence is MSDRSSEDEEHTKLGSYEGERNEAGERHGVGKALLPNGDTYQGGYKNGKRHGHGTYCFKNGARYDGEYSQNKKHGQGTFYYPDRSKYEGSWVEDLREGQGVYTYPNGDTYNGEWLYHLRHGQGIYHYKETGAKYKGTWVNGKMELAGEYIYTNHRYQGNFVDNRPHGPGKYVFDIGCEQYGEYRKQEQEQGEDTLAVDGDLKWIPMSITSLTSKGPVKEN, encoded by the exons ATGTCGGATAGAAGCTCCGAGGACGAAGAACACACAAAACTCGGA AGCTATGAGGGAGAGAGAAACGAGGCAGGAGAGAGACACGGAGTCGGGAAAGCTCTTCTACCCAACGGAGACACTTACCAAGGAGGCTATAAGAACGGCAAACGACACGGACAT GGGACATACTGCTTCAAGAACGGGGCAAGATACGATGGAGAATATTCCCAGAACAAGAAGCACGGGCAGGGAACCTTCTACTATCCAGACAGATCCAAATATGAAG GATCTTGGGTAGAGGACCTGAGAGAAGGCCAGGGTGTCTACACCTACCCCAATGGAGACACATACAATGGAGAATGGCTGTACCACTTGAG ACACGGTCAGGGCATTTACCACTACAAGGAAACCGGTGCAAAGTACAAGGGCACATGGGTGAACGGCAAGATGGAGTTGGCCGGGGAATACATCTACACGAACCACAGATACCAGGGCAACTTTGTCGACAACCGT CCTCACGGACCTGGAAAGTATGTGTTTGACATTGGCTGTGAACAATATGGAGAATACCGCAAACAAGAGCAG GAGCAAGGTGAGGATACATTGGCCGTGGATGGTGACCTCAAGTGGATTCCTATGAGTATTACTAGCCTGACATCAAAGGGTCCTGTAAAGGAAAATTGA
- the adprm gene encoding manganese-dependent ADP-ribose/CDP-alcohol diphosphatase: MDLCPQQPPLFTFGVIADVQYADIDDGFNFKRTRMRYYRSSLQLLKNALKSWSESAVKPDFILQLGDLIDGFNKLHGASQRALDTVLREFGSCPAKVHHVWGNHEFYNFSRSELMRSPLDSSLYADRRPRGVPGEDDIYAYQFSPFPGFTFVVLDAYDVSLLGRQQSNRQYNNAMNLIRLYNKNEDLNCPPGLQCHSRFTMFNGGFSQEQLDWLDSVLSVADEKQERVTIASHLPVHPNCTDSVCLAWNHDDLLAMIRSHSSVVCYMAGHAHNGGYCLDKDTGVHHLTVDGVIETHPDSDAYGTVSVYPDRMVLRGNGKIMDRVFLFS; encoded by the exons ATGGACCTCTGTCCTCAACAACCGCCGCTGTTTACATTCGGTGTGATCGCTGACGTTCAGTACGCAGACATTGACGATGGATTCAACTTCAAACGAACAAGGATGCGATACTACCGGAGCAGCCTGCAGCTGCTGAAAAACGCCCTTAAGAGTTGGTCCGAATCGGCTGTTAAGCCCGATTTCATCCTCCAGCTCGGTGACCTAATCGACGGCTTCAACAAGCTCCACGGCGCCTCGCAGCGAGCGCTGGACACAGTGCTGCGGGAGTTCGGCTCCTGCCCTGCCAAGGTACACCACGTGTGGGGCAACCATGAGTTTTATAACTTCAGCAGGAGCGAGCTGATGAGGTCACCGCTGGACAGCAGCCTCTACGCGGACAGGAGACCGAGAGGAGTCCCGGGCGAGGATGACATCTACGCCTACCAGTTTAGCCCTTTTCCTGGGTTTACATTCGTTGTTTTGGATGCCTATGACGTGAGCCTGCTGGGCAGACAGCAGTCTAACAGACAGTATAACAACGCGATGAATCTGATTAGGCTGTATAACAAGAACGAGGATCTCAACTGTCCACCAG GGCTGCAGTGCCACAGTCGGTTCACGATGTTCAACGGTGGGTTCAGTCAGGAACAGCTTGACTGGCTGGACTCTGTGCTGTCTGTGGCGGATGAGAAACAGGAAAGAGTCACTATTGCCA GTCACCTTCCAGTCCACCCCAACTGCACAGATTCTGTTTGTCTTGCATGGAACCACGATGACCTTCTGGCCATGATTCGCTCCCACAGCAGCGTGGTGTGTTACATGGCTGGCCACGCCCACAACGGCGGCTACTGCCTGGATAAGGACACAGGCGTGCACCACCTAACAGTGGATGGTGTGATCGAGACCCATCCTGACAGCGATGCCTACGGGACAGTCTCCGTCTACCCAGACAGGATGGTGCTAAGAGGGAACGGCAAGATCATGGATCGggtgtttcttttttcctga